A region from the Methylocystis iwaonis genome encodes:
- a CDS encoding AAA family ATPase, which produces MHIVAFVAQKGGSGKSTLASNVAVAGHLAGERVFICDLDPLQLLVKWSKARKAVDVPVEHIPPGKLAPALAALASKGVTLAVIDTPGADPAACEEAIRAADLCVIPARPNTLDIWASEATLAKVRSCGKDYAFLLNQCPPAQQGVRVERGAQALQQLGALLAPLVSTRVDYQDAIRLGLGVGELNPSGVAAREMRRLWASLRGRLEENARSAAPELSLFPYRSFFDQAIKAHDFYASFLNALLPADRGTAERPPPEDAARRR; this is translated from the coding sequence ATGCATATCGTCGCATTCGTCGCCCAGAAGGGCGGCTCCGGGAAAAGCACGCTCGCGAGCAATGTCGCCGTCGCCGGCCATCTTGCGGGCGAGCGCGTCTTCATCTGCGATCTCGATCCGCTGCAATTGCTGGTCAAATGGTCGAAGGCGCGCAAGGCGGTCGACGTTCCGGTCGAACATATCCCGCCGGGCAAGCTCGCGCCCGCCTTGGCGGCGCTGGCAAGCAAGGGCGTGACGCTGGCGGTGATCGACACGCCGGGGGCCGATCCGGCCGCCTGCGAAGAGGCAATACGGGCCGCGGATCTTTGCGTGATCCCGGCGCGGCCCAACACGCTCGACATATGGGCGAGCGAAGCGACCCTGGCCAAGGTGCGGTCGTGCGGCAAGGATTACGCTTTCCTTCTCAACCAATGTCCGCCCGCCCAGCAGGGCGTTCGCGTCGAGCGCGGCGCGCAGGCCTTGCAGCAGCTCGGGGCCCTGCTGGCGCCGCTCGTCTCCACCCGCGTCGATTATCAGGACGCTATCCGCCTCGGCCTCGGGGTCGGGGAGCTCAACCCGAGCGGCGTCGCCGCCCGGGAGATGCGCCGGCTTTGGGCCTCGCTGCGGGGCCGACTCGAGGAGAACGCCAGATCGGCGGCGCCGGAGCTGTCCCTGTTCCCGTATCGGAGCTTCTTCGATCAGGCGATCAAGGCGCACGACTTTTACGCCAGCTTCCTGAATGCGCTTTTGCCAGCCGACAGGGGGACGGCGGAACGGCCGCCGCCGGAAGACGCCGCCCGGCGG
- a CDS encoding glycosyltransferase family 2 protein — protein MSGLVAISGERAYGPDVSIVMPCLDEAKSLPACIANARAALERMRADLGLSGEIVVADNGSTDGSQLIARALGARVVDVQRRGYGAALIGGMQAASGSYLVMGDADGSYDFTESVAMVRALARGADLCMGSRFKGGIEAGAMPWKNRYIGNPVLTFILNLFFRASVSDAHCGLRALTKECFERLALGGAGMEFASEMIIKAALKRQKIVETPVILRRDLRGRAPHLRPWRDGWRHLRYLLMLSPAWVFAAPAAFAAALSLVILGVAGSSALLGSPKESPFGNYWIILAGALLGLSHVAVLLATASHLYGRRQGYRRPALWEARLARWATLEAMLVSGAGAMLVGLAILLGVLSYWSGHHFVAIGNVLPAVLGTTLIVLGAQNALGGFLLAIINGNEARFVDLSPPRRRQERTGQESTRQRRFDRATG, from the coding sequence ATGAGCGGTCTGGTCGCGATCTCCGGGGAACGTGCATATGGCCCCGACGTCTCCATCGTGATGCCCTGCCTCGACGAAGCCAAGTCGCTTCCAGCCTGCATCGCCAACGCCCGCGCGGCGCTGGAGCGCATGCGCGCCGACCTCGGACTCTCCGGCGAGATCGTCGTCGCGGATAATGGCAGCACGGATGGCAGCCAATTGATCGCGCGGGCGCTGGGCGCGCGCGTGGTGGACGTCCAGCGCCGCGGCTATGGCGCGGCCTTGATCGGCGGAATGCAGGCGGCGAGCGGAAGCTATCTCGTGATGGGCGACGCGGATGGCTCTTATGATTTCACCGAATCGGTCGCCATGGTGCGCGCCCTCGCGCGCGGCGCCGACCTGTGCATGGGCTCGCGCTTCAAGGGCGGCATCGAAGCCGGGGCCATGCCCTGGAAGAATCGCTACATCGGCAATCCCGTCCTCACTTTCATCCTGAACCTGTTCTTTCGCGCGAGCGTGAGCGACGCGCATTGCGGCTTGCGCGCCTTGACGAAAGAATGTTTCGAGCGGCTCGCTCTCGGCGGCGCGGGCATGGAGTTCGCCAGCGAGATGATCATCAAGGCCGCGCTCAAGCGCCAGAAGATCGTCGAAACGCCGGTGATCCTGCGGCGGGATCTGCGTGGGCGCGCGCCCCATCTGCGTCCCTGGCGGGACGGTTGGCGGCACCTTCGCTATCTGCTGATGCTCAGTCCCGCATGGGTCTTTGCGGCGCCTGCGGCCTTCGCCGCGGCGCTCTCGCTCGTCATCCTCGGCGTCGCCGGCTCGAGCGCGCTGCTGGGATCGCCTAAGGAATCGCCTTTCGGCAATTACTGGATCATCCTGGCCGGCGCGCTTCTTGGCCTCTCCCATGTCGCCGTGCTTCTTGCGACCGCGAGCCATCTCTACGGCCGCCGGCAGGGCTATCGCCGGCCCGCCCTCTGGGAGGCGCGCCTCGCCAGATGGGCGACGCTCGAAGCCATGCTCGTTTCGGGCGCGGGCGCCATGCTCGTTGGCCTGGCGATCCTGCTCGGCGTGCTGAGCTATTGGTCGGGGCATCACTTTGTCGCGATTGGCAATGTGTTACCAGCGGTCCTCGGAACGACGCTGATCGTCCTAGGCGCGCAAAATGCTTTGGGCGGGTTCCTGCTCGCAATCATCAACGGCAACGAAGCCAGATTCGTCGATCTTTCGCCGCCCAGGCGGCGGCAGGAACGAACGGGTCAGGAGTCGACCCGCCAGAGGCGCTTCGATCGCGCCACAGGCTGA
- a CDS encoding class I SAM-dependent methyltransferase, with product MTCKDLLSEFIAAYPAQPATAYWRAIEIGALIRHGLPQGLGLDLGCGDGILTRILLSHTGSRKLVGIDPDPLEAGAARKFSFYDRVHVTQGDAIPEEEKSFDFILSNSVLEHIPQLDSTLCEASRVLKRCGQFLFTVPGPRFRENLAGPLSPGVSRETYLKTLDQRLAHLNYLDHEGWREVLSRHGLQLDNALGYLDRDQTCRWETLSRMTGGLFYSIFGGLKQPIEIQRTLGMRDFLNRAKLPDFLATAMARAVSFGVPVGDNDSLWLAPESASCLLLVGHKP from the coding sequence ATGACCTGCAAAGACCTTCTCTCCGAGTTTATTGCGGCGTACCCGGCGCAGCCAGCCACTGCCTATTGGCGGGCGATCGAAATCGGCGCGTTGATACGACATGGCCTGCCGCAAGGGCTGGGGCTCGATCTGGGATGCGGCGATGGCATATTGACCCGCATTCTCTTATCGCACACGGGCTCCCGCAAATTAGTCGGAATCGATCCGGATCCCTTGGAAGCCGGCGCCGCTCGAAAGTTCTCTTTCTACGATCGCGTCCATGTCACGCAAGGAGACGCCATCCCGGAGGAAGAAAAGAGTTTCGATTTCATTCTATCAAACTCGGTGCTCGAACATATCCCTCAGCTCGACTCCACGCTTTGCGAGGCGTCCCGCGTGCTCAAGCGTTGCGGGCAGTTCCTGTTTACGGTCCCTGGGCCGAGGTTTCGAGAGAACCTTGCCGGCCCGCTCAGTCCCGGCGTTTCCCGTGAGACCTATCTGAAGACGCTCGACCAGCGCCTCGCGCATCTGAATTACCTCGATCACGAAGGCTGGCGCGAAGTCCTCTCGCGGCACGGACTCCAGCTAGATAATGCTCTCGGCTATCTGGATCGGGATCAGACCTGCCGCTGGGAGACCCTGTCTCGCATGACTGGCGGCTTATTCTATTCCATCTTCGGCGGACTTAAGCAGCCCATCGAGATTCAACGAACTCTGGGAATGCGAGACTTTCTGAACCGAGCAAAATTGCCTGATTTTCTCGCCACGGCAATGGCGCGCGCTGTCAGTTTCGGGGTTCCCGTAGGCGACAATGACAGTCTTTGGCTCGCCCCCGAGAGCGCGTCATGCCTGCTGTTGGTCGGCCACAAGCCTTGA
- a CDS encoding GtrA family protein: MFARFAIVGVTCALLNNALLIYFVMLGLMPIGAALATVPPSLMIGYALQAGFVFRERPTWAAFLRYCIAMLSNQPRPNLCVLSHPQATNLHRGAGHDGNAVTLESDSDPMGDRIRR; this comes from the coding sequence ATGTTCGCGCGTTTTGCAATCGTCGGCGTGACATGCGCCTTATTAAACAACGCTTTGCTAATTTACTTCGTGATGCTGGGGCTCATGCCGATCGGTGCAGCGCTGGCGACCGTGCCACCAAGTCTCATGATCGGCTACGCTCTTCAGGCCGGTTTTGTGTTCCGCGAGCGCCCGACCTGGGCCGCCTTCCTGCGCTACTGCATCGCGATGCTCTCCAATCAGCCTCGCCCTAATCTATGTGTTTTGTCACATCCTCAGGCTACCAATTTACATCGCGGGGCCGGCCATGACGGCAATGCTGTCACTCTGGAATCTGATAGCGACCCGATGGGCGATCGAATCCGAAGGTAG
- a CDS encoding glycosyltransferase family 4 protein has protein sequence MISPRRIAIVCDAVMPWNKGGREMILHQICRRLRRADQEVHIYTMNWWGGPAIIEREGVYFHGLCKFRPLYRGDRRSTAQALFFAFSVFKLLFEPFDVLHVDHMPFFPLYSARIVAWLRGRRMTAIWHEVWGRDYWFKYMRGPAGAIGYLTERISFSLPDAIASDCELTTARLRANGATCQIETVPLGVDAKAIAAVGHAEEQSDVIYVGRLISHKGVDLLVRAISRLEAERPNIRVLIIGTGPEEKRLIQMTASLGLSKNILFLGQIDANERVFALMKSSSVLALPSRREGFGLVALEANAAGIPVVTLRHPDNAAQALIREASTASWLMNRRTTLRPRSALRCLVKRRFALSRASRHMIGKS, from the coding sequence ATGATCTCCCCTCGGCGCATTGCCATCGTCTGCGACGCGGTCATGCCGTGGAACAAGGGCGGGCGCGAAATGATCCTGCATCAGATATGCCGAAGGCTCCGTCGCGCGGACCAGGAAGTGCATATCTACACGATGAACTGGTGGGGCGGTCCTGCAATCATTGAAAGAGAGGGAGTTTATTTCCACGGGCTTTGCAAATTCAGACCGCTTTACAGGGGCGATCGCCGCTCGACCGCGCAAGCGCTGTTCTTCGCGTTTTCCGTATTCAAACTCCTTTTCGAGCCCTTCGACGTGCTCCACGTCGATCACATGCCCTTCTTCCCACTCTATAGCGCCCGGATCGTCGCCTGGCTCAGAGGAAGACGGATGACAGCCATATGGCATGAGGTCTGGGGACGTGATTATTGGTTCAAATATATGCGCGGCCCAGCCGGCGCGATCGGCTATCTGACGGAACGAATATCCTTCTCGCTCCCTGACGCTATCGCTTCTGATTGCGAACTCACGACGGCGCGCTTACGCGCGAATGGCGCGACCTGTCAGATCGAGACCGTGCCTCTCGGCGTAGACGCTAAGGCGATTGCGGCAGTTGGTCATGCAGAAGAGCAAAGCGACGTCATTTATGTCGGCAGACTTATCAGCCATAAGGGCGTCGACCTGCTTGTTCGAGCCATCTCGAGACTCGAGGCCGAACGGCCGAATATTCGCGTTCTGATTATCGGAACAGGCCCCGAAGAAAAACGCCTGATTCAAATGACCGCGTCGCTCGGCCTATCGAAGAATATTCTTTTTCTCGGCCAAATCGACGCAAACGAACGAGTCTTCGCATTGATGAAGTCATCAAGCGTTCTAGCCCTTCCCTCACGGCGCGAAGGATTCGGGCTCGTGGCGCTAGAGGCCAACGCCGCCGGCATTCCCGTGGTGACCCTGCGTCATCCGGACAACGCGGCGCAGGCGCTGATCCGTGAGGCGTCAACGGCTTCCTGGCTGATGAATCGGAGGACGACCTTGCGGCCAAGATCGGCCTTGCGCTGTCTCGTAAAGAGGCGCTTCGCCCTCTCGAGGGCCTCGAGGCATATGATTGGGAAATCGTAG
- a CDS encoding ATP-binding protein has product MLSALSEWLFGASGLAPHGYCLLWEPELIWLYAISDTAIAVAYFSIPMALGIIGRRRRDLIFPPMLWLFAAFIMLCGTTHWLDLATLWTPLYGIQGVVKAATALASISTAIVLWWKLPDFLSLPSIAQLRDANAALRESEERLAHAQKMEAIGQLTGGIAHDFNNMLQVIVGSISVIEHQIEIGRAQDIKPAVAAIQKAANNASSLINRLLAFSLRQTLTPRVIEPGRLVAEMEELLRRTLGPEIELQLRLAPARWNVACDPSQLESALLNLAINARDAMPEGGALQIATADRELIADPDTPGAQPGNYVEIAVTDSGEGMTREVLSRVFEPFFTTKPTGKGTGLGLSQIYGFVKQSGGFVRIESHPGGGTRVRIYLPGRGPVKDCVAAEDRPRIEAAALSESTHRGKALVVEDQAEVRAQIAEAVARMGFTVVEASEGLAGLKELESDAPLDLLITDVCLPGVNGRQLAETAQSKRPELPVLLITGYAGNSLETLRLAPNMQILRKPFLLDELTARVRAMAGNAAS; this is encoded by the coding sequence ATGTTATCCGCGTTGAGTGAGTGGCTGTTTGGCGCGTCCGGGCTCGCGCCCCACGGCTATTGCCTGCTTTGGGAACCCGAGCTGATTTGGCTTTATGCGATTTCCGACACAGCCATCGCGGTCGCTTATTTTTCCATCCCCATGGCGCTCGGCATTATCGGAAGAAGGCGCCGCGATCTCATCTTTCCTCCGATGCTGTGGCTGTTCGCCGCTTTCATCATGCTTTGCGGCACCACCCATTGGCTCGATCTGGCCACGCTTTGGACGCCGCTCTACGGCATTCAGGGCGTCGTCAAGGCTGCGACGGCGCTGGCCTCGATTTCCACGGCGATCGTGCTGTGGTGGAAGCTGCCGGATTTTCTCTCCCTCCCGTCGATCGCCCAATTACGCGACGCCAACGCCGCCCTGCGCGAGAGCGAGGAACGCCTGGCGCATGCGCAGAAGATGGAGGCGATCGGGCAATTGACGGGCGGCATCGCGCATGACTTCAACAATATGCTTCAGGTGATCGTGGGGTCGATCAGCGTCATCGAACACCAGATCGAGATCGGGCGCGCCCAAGACATCAAGCCTGCCGTCGCCGCCATACAAAAAGCCGCGAACAACGCCTCGAGCCTCATCAACAGATTGCTCGCCTTCTCGCTGCGCCAGACGTTGACGCCGCGCGTCATCGAGCCCGGCAGGCTCGTCGCCGAAATGGAAGAGTTGCTGCGTCGGACTCTGGGGCCCGAAATCGAGCTGCAGCTACGCCTGGCGCCGGCGCGCTGGAACGTCGCCTGCGACCCTTCGCAGCTCGAGAGCGCTCTGCTGAATCTCGCCATCAATGCGCGCGACGCCATGCCCGAAGGCGGCGCGCTTCAAATCGCCACGGCGGATCGGGAGCTGATCGCCGACCCGGACACCCCCGGCGCGCAGCCGGGAAACTACGTCGAGATCGCGGTGACCGACAGCGGCGAGGGCATGACCCGTGAGGTCCTGAGCCGGGTGTTCGAACCTTTCTTCACGACCAAGCCGACGGGCAAAGGCACGGGCCTCGGCTTGTCCCAGATATATGGTTTCGTCAAACAATCCGGCGGATTCGTGCGGATCGAGAGCCATCCTGGCGGGGGAACGCGCGTGAGGATTTATCTTCCCGGCCGCGGGCCCGTAAAGGATTGCGTCGCCGCTGAAGATCGCCCCCGCATCGAAGCAGCGGCTTTGTCCGAGTCGACCCATCGTGGAAAAGCTCTCGTCGTCGAGGACCAGGCGGAGGTGCGCGCGCAAATCGCCGAGGCGGTCGCCCGAATGGGCTTTACCGTCGTCGAAGCCAGCGAGGGCCTGGCCGGACTGAAGGAATTGGAGTCCGACGCGCCGCTGGACCTGCTGATCACCGACGTTTGCCTGCCGGGCGTGAACGGCCGCCAGCTCGCCGAAACCGCTCAATCCAAGCGGCCGGAGCTACCGGTGCTGCTGATTACGGGCTATGCGGGGAATTCGTTGGAGACGTTGCGGCTCGCGCCAAATATGCAAATCCTGCGCAAGCCGTTCCTTCTGGACGAATTGACCGCCAGGGTCCGCGCGATGGCGGGAAACGCCGCTTCGTAA
- a CDS encoding HAD family hydrolase — MTQRAPILVFDLDGTLADTAHDLIATLNVLLAREGLPMAPPASARSIVGAGARALIERGFALSGAPLPPERVEPLVVEFLAHYEAHIADESRLFPGALAALDRFGDAGFTLAVCTNKPERMARLLLEKLGAADRFAAICGRGTFPMHKPDPRTLELTIQTAGGDPARAVMVGDSKTDIDTAKGAGAPVVAVDFGYTEIPVTELAPDRVISHFDELWAAAESILPPSAFTRT, encoded by the coding sequence ATGACCCAGCGCGCGCCCATTCTCGTCTTCGATCTCGACGGCACTTTGGCGGACACCGCCCATGATCTCATCGCCACCCTCAATGTGCTGCTGGCCCGGGAGGGCTTGCCGATGGCGCCGCCCGCGTCGGCGCGCAGCATCGTGGGGGCGGGGGCGCGGGCGTTGATCGAGCGCGGCTTCGCCCTCAGCGGCGCGCCGCTGCCGCCGGAGCGGGTGGAGCCGCTGGTCGTCGAGTTCCTGGCCCATTACGAGGCCCATATCGCCGATGAGAGCCGCCTGTTTCCCGGCGCGCTGGCGGCGCTCGATCGCTTCGGGGACGCCGGCTTCACGCTCGCGGTCTGCACCAACAAGCCCGAGCGGATGGCCCGGCTGCTGTTGGAGAAGCTCGGGGCCGCCGATCGTTTCGCGGCGATCTGCGGGCGCGGCACCTTCCCCATGCACAAGCCCGACCCGCGCACTTTGGAGCTGACCATTCAAACGGCGGGCGGGGATCCGGCGCGGGCGGTGATGGTGGGCGACTCCAAGACCGACATCGACACCGCCAAAGGCGCGGGGGCGCCGGTGGTGGCGGTCGATTTCGGCTATACGGAGATCCCCGTGACCGAGCTCGCGCCCGACCGGGTGATCTCGCATTTCGACGAGCTTTGGGCGGCGGCGGAGTCGATTCTCCCGCCTTCCGCCTTCACGCGCACTTGA
- a CDS encoding HAD-IIB family hydrolase codes for MKPLAQATAVEFASVRFVLTDMDETLTYRGRLHADTYSALERLRDAGVTVIPVTGAPAGWCDQMARMWPVDGVIGENGGFFFQRDPSGHDIARTFWHPDAARAEVAARLQAIAEAVQGALPQARLAQDQPFRLTSVAFARPDDPVLCGKILSALKEAGADATVNNLWILGWIGGYDKLAMARRVLAETFSLNIDDDRDAVLYSGDSTNDAPMFAFFRHTVGVSTVRDYLSEISTPPAWITQGPGGAGFVEIADAVIQAKKTR; via the coding sequence ATGAAGCCTCTGGCGCAGGCGACGGCGGTTGAGTTCGCGAGCGTTCGCTTCGTTCTCACGGACATGGACGAGACGCTGACCTATCGCGGCCGCCTCCACGCCGATACCTATTCGGCGCTGGAGCGGTTGCGCGACGCCGGCGTGACGGTCATCCCGGTGACTGGCGCTCCGGCGGGCTGGTGCGATCAGATGGCGCGCATGTGGCCCGTCGACGGCGTCATCGGCGAGAACGGCGGGTTCTTTTTCCAGCGCGATCCCAGCGGGCACGACATAGCGCGGACATTTTGGCATCCGGACGCGGCGCGCGCGGAGGTCGCCGCCCGTTTGCAGGCGATTGCCGAGGCCGTGCAAGGCGCCCTTCCGCAGGCGCGGCTCGCGCAAGACCAGCCATTCCGACTGACGAGCGTCGCCTTTGCGCGGCCGGACGACCCCGTTCTTTGCGGCAAAATTCTTTCCGCGCTGAAGGAGGCCGGCGCGGATGCGACGGTCAACAACCTCTGGATTCTCGGCTGGATCGGCGGCTATGACAAGCTCGCAATGGCCCGTCGCGTCCTCGCCGAAACATTCAGCCTCAACATCGACGACGATCGCGACGCAGTGCTCTATTCCGGCGACTCGACGAATGACGCGCCCATGTTCGCCTTCTTCCGTCACACCGTCGGCGTCAGCACGGTCCGCGACTATCTGTCGGAAATCTCGACGCCTCCCGCCTGGATCACGCAAGGCCCCGGCGGCGCCGGCTTCGTCGAAATCGCCGACGCGGTGATACAGGCAAAAAAAACGCGGTAG
- the rpiA gene encoding ribose-5-phosphate isomerase RpiA, translated as MSPFSADAMKRAAAEAALQSVTHGMRLGLGTGSTAAHFVDLLGARVRQGLEVVGVPTSERTRLQAEGLGITLSTLDETPELDLTIDGADEFDASLRLIKGGGGALLREKIVAAASKRMFVIADATKEVETLGAFPLPVEIDRFGARSTRLHIERVARGLGLEGPITLRMSAPDAPYLTDGGHYIYDCAFGAIDAPETLAERLRAIPGVVDHGLFIGLATAIFVAGKDGVRIVGDVTGGAL; from the coding sequence ATGTCGCCCTTTTCCGCTGACGCCATGAAGCGCGCCGCCGCCGAGGCGGCGCTTCAATCGGTCACCCACGGCATGCGCCTTGGGCTCGGCACCGGCTCCACAGCCGCGCATTTCGTCGATCTGCTCGGCGCCCGTGTGCGCCAGGGGCTTGAGGTGGTCGGCGTGCCGACCTCCGAGCGCACGCGCCTCCAGGCCGAGGGGCTCGGCATCACGCTCTCGACGCTCGATGAAACGCCGGAGCTCGACCTCACGATCGACGGCGCCGACGAGTTCGACGCATCGCTGCGGCTGATCAAAGGCGGCGGCGGCGCTTTGCTGCGCGAAAAGATTGTCGCGGCGGCCTCCAAGCGCATGTTCGTCATCGCCGACGCCACGAAGGAGGTCGAGACGCTCGGCGCCTTTCCCCTGCCCGTCGAGATTGACCGTTTCGGCGCGCGCTCGACGAGGCTGCATATCGAGCGCGTCGCGCGCGGCTTGGGGCTGGAGGGTCCGATCACGCTGCGCATGAGCGCGCCGGACGCGCCCTATCTCACCGACGGCGGCCATTATATCTACGACTGCGCCTTCGGGGCGATCGATGCGCCCGAGACGCTCGCCGAGCGGCTGCGGGCCATTCCCGGCGTCGTGGACCACGGCCTCTTCATCGGCCTCGCCACGGCGATCTTCGTCGCCGGCAAGGATGGCGTGCGCATCGTCGGCGACGTGACAGGCGGCGCGCTATGA
- the gor gene encoding glutathione-disulfide reductase — MSGFDYDLIVIGAGSGGVRAARVAASHGAKVAIAEEFRVGGTCVIRGCVPKKLYVLASRFKDEFEDAKGFGWHVGDASFDWPTLVAAKEKEITRLSGLYEQTLGNAKVELIRARATIAGPNAVHFSDGRTASARYILIATGGAPVLAPHIPGLEWGLSSNEIFDLPTFPQRLLIVGGGYIAVEFASVFARLGAQVYLAYRADLPLRGFDEDLRKRVAEALTSAGVAHHAGALPTRIDKCAKGYAVSMSDGETREVDAVLVATGRRPLTQHLGLERAGVATRENGAIIVDAQSRTNVPSIYAVGDVTDRINLTPVAIREGHAFADTVFGDLPTSVNYDNVASAVFTTPEVGAVGLTEAAAQEKYAALDIYETSFRPMRATLSGRSERIYMKLIVEAEGQRVVGAHIFGPEAGEMAQLLAIPLNMGATKRDFDATMAVHPTAAEELVTMRAPARKIRREG; from the coding sequence ATGAGCGGCTTCGATTACGATCTCATCGTCATCGGCGCGGGCTCGGGCGGCGTGCGCGCCGCGCGCGTGGCGGCGAGCCATGGCGCCAAGGTCGCCATCGCCGAGGAATTCCGCGTCGGCGGCACCTGCGTCATCCGCGGCTGCGTGCCCAAGAAGCTCTATGTGCTCGCGAGCCGCTTCAAGGACGAGTTCGAGGACGCCAAGGGCTTCGGCTGGCATGTGGGCGACGCCTCTTTCGACTGGCCGACGCTCGTCGCCGCGAAAGAGAAGGAGATCACCCGCCTCTCCGGCCTCTACGAGCAGACGCTCGGCAATGCGAAAGTAGAGTTGATCCGCGCCCGCGCGACCATCGCGGGCCCGAACGCCGTGCATTTCTCCGACGGGCGCACGGCAAGCGCGCGCTACATCCTCATCGCGACGGGCGGCGCGCCGGTGCTGGCGCCGCATATTCCCGGCCTCGAATGGGGCCTCTCGTCGAATGAAATCTTCGACCTTCCGACTTTCCCGCAGCGGCTGCTGATCGTCGGCGGCGGCTATATCGCCGTCGAATTCGCGAGCGTCTTCGCGCGGCTCGGCGCGCAGGTCTATCTCGCCTATCGCGCCGATCTCCCTTTACGCGGCTTCGACGAAGACTTGCGCAAGCGCGTCGCCGAGGCGCTGACGTCGGCAGGCGTTGCGCATCACGCCGGCGCGCTGCCGACGCGCATCGACAAATGCGCCAAGGGCTACGCCGTCTCCATGAGCGACGGCGAGACGCGCGAGGTCGACGCCGTGCTGGTCGCCACCGGCCGCCGGCCGCTCACGCAACATCTCGGATTGGAGCGCGCGGGCGTGGCGACGCGCGAGAATGGCGCGATCATCGTCGACGCGCAGTCGCGCACAAACGTGCCGTCCATCTATGCGGTGGGCGACGTGACGGACCGCATCAATCTGACTCCGGTGGCGATCCGCGAGGGCCATGCTTTCGCGGACACCGTCTTCGGCGATCTGCCCACCTCGGTGAACTACGACAATGTGGCGAGCGCCGTTTTCACCACGCCCGAAGTGGGCGCGGTCGGGCTGACGGAGGCTGCCGCCCAAGAGAAATACGCGGCGCTCGATATTTACGAGACGAGCTTCCGCCCGATGCGCGCGACGCTCTCCGGCCGCTCCGAGCGCATCTATATGAAGCTCATCGTCGAGGCCGAAGGCCAGCGCGTCGTCGGCGCGCATATTTTCGGCCCCGAGGCGGGAGAGATGGCGCAGCTCCTCGCCATTCCCCTCAACATGGGCGCGACCAAGCGCGACTTCGACGCGACCATGGCCGTGCATCCGACGGCTGCCGAAGAGCTGGTGACGATGCGGGCGCCGGCGCGGAAGATCAGGCGCGAGGGTTAG